The nucleotide window TTTCTTGAAACAAGACAAATTCAAGCAATTCGTTTTTTAGTCGCCAATGGAGTTGAGGGCTTAGAGCCATCGAGAGTTACAATTGTTGATAGTTCCGGTAATGGGTTAGCCCTAGATCAACAAGGAGAAACCATCACCAATTTGACGCAATCTCAAATCGTTGCCAGGGGCCGGGTAGAAGATCATCTGCGTGAAAAAGCTCAGAGCATGTTAGATTTGGTACTGGGTCCAGGACAGTCTGTAGTCAGAATTAGCGCGGAGCTAGATTTTGATTCAATAGAGCAGACCTCTGAGAAATATGATCCAGATGGCGCTGTAATCCGAAGCCAAACACTAGATACTGAAAATGCAACTTCTGAAACAACAAGCTCGGGAGCAGCTGCTGGAATAGAAAGTAATCAGGCGACCTCAGAGCAAACATCAGGTGAAGTTACCAAAACTAATGAAACAAAGGAAAATACCAAGAGTGAATTTGAAATCAATCGAACAGTTGAAACGAGACATCGCTCAGGCGGAGATATCAAAAAAATCTCTGTTGCGGTATTTATCAATGCTCGCAAAACTGGAGAAGGAGCTGATGCGAAAGTCGTTCCTCGCACTCCACAAGAATTGAAGTCATTAGAAGAGATTGTAAAAAATGCTGTGGGATATGTGAATGACGGGCAGAGGCTAGACAGCATTCAGGTTCAGGAGACAGAATTTAACGATATCTTTGCCAATATTCCTGCTGAGAATGCTCCTGTTGGAATAGTAGCCAAGGCCGATCAATATATGCCCTATATTAGTCAGGCATTTCTCATTTTGCTAGCTGTAGCCGTCATGATGTATTTTCGAAATATTGTTCGAAGTTCCTATAAAAGTGAAGGAGATGGGGGGCGTGAGTTTGCTGACATTTTAGAACGCTTTGAAACACTACAGCGGCAAGACGAGGAAGACAAAGCTAGAGCTATGGCAGAAGCTAGAACGGTGTCATTGTTGAATGTAGATGAAATGAGTAGAATTATCCGAGATAACCCAAACAATACGGGGCAGGCGATTAGACAGTGGTTAAACAACAATAATTAAATTATTAAGAGCAATATAGAATGGCTACAGAAGCACCATTAGATATGACGGAAGTCATTGAGCCCGAGGGTAAAACCCTGCAGGAAGTCATTGATTCAATGAATAAGAAGCAAAAACTTGCTTCTTTGTTTGTTGTATTGGGTCAGGACTTGGCTTCAGAGATACTTAGTGATTTTGACGAGTATGAGGTAGAGGAAATCACTACAGAGATGACGAAGATTGATTTTGTTCCCATTCCTCTACAAAGAGCGCTACTTTATGAGTTTTCATCTATTACAATGAATGCAGTGACTTCTGCTGTAGGAGGTCCTTCATTCGCAAAGCAAGTTTTAGAAAGATCGTTTGGGAGCTTTAAGGCGAACGAAGTAATTAGTCGAGTTGCTCCTAACAAAGTTAAAACCATAGATACCTCAAAACTAAGAGACATACCGCCTGTACAGCTAATGAGTTTGCTGCGTAAGGAGCAAACCCAAACATGGGCACTAGTTCTTTCTTATCTTGAGGCAGGTAGATGTGCAGAGGTCCTTTCACTATTAAACCCGGAATTCCGCGCTGATATAGCTGAACGCATTGCTACGATGGAACCAACTTCAGCAGTAGTTGCTCAAAAAGTGATCACTATTATTGAGCAAAGACTAAACACCAGAGGCCCGAAAGGGGTGACTACTTCAGGTGGAACCAAGATTTTGGCTGAAATTTTAAATGAACTGGATGACGCTTCTTCTAAACATGTTTTAACAACACTGGAGGAACGTAATCCAGAGTTATCACGGGCTATCAAGAAACAACTATTTGTCTTTGAGGATATTGGCAATCTTGATCAATCTGCACTAGCAAAACTGATGCGTGAGGTAGATTTCCATGTTCTAGCCATAGCTCTTAAAACAGCATCCGATAAGTTTAAGAATAAATTGCTAGGCTGTCTCACGAAGCGTGCTCGTGAGATGATAGCAGAAGAAATTCAATTCATGCCTCCTGTGCGATTAAGTGATGTTGAGGATGCTCAAGAACAAGTTATTGAAATTGTTCGTAAGCTTGAAGCAAGTGGTGAAATAGTCATGAGCAGAAAGGGAGAAGGGGATGAGCTTATCAGTTGATGTTGTTTTGCCACATGAGGTAAAAGCCGTAAAGATTCTCTCTGATGAAGAGGCAAAAGTATGGGAAGAGGAATATGATGTAGGTTTCTCTGAGGGCTACCAAGCTGGACAATGGCGTGCAACACGCGAATTATATTTATTAGCTAAGCAACATGCTATTGAGATTAACGGCCTGTTGGCAACGATCACTAAAATTCATGATGGATTGGCACATTTAGCCGAAGAACATCTGCCTGAATTGCTTAGAACGGCCTTGATGCGAGTTTTCTCTAATTATCAATTAACGGATGAGCAAGTAGCTGTAGAAATTGAAAATCTAATCAAGCAGTTAAAACAAGGTGATCATGTGAAGATCCAAATGTCTCCTGCTCAACTTGAAAGAGTTAGAGCTGCTCTAGATCGCTATGAAGTAACGTTGCCTGACCTAGCAATGAGTTGGGAACCTTCTACGAGTTTGCAGGAAGGTGAATTTATGTTGACCAGTGAGCTAGGTCAGTTCGATGGACGAACAAGCAAAAGAATCACGAAGATTCAAGAAGCCCTTGAACCTTACGTGAATCCATGAAACGGTGTTTGATTGTTAATGAGTTAGGTGAAAGCTTGCGTGATATTGAACCACCAGGCTTTATGGGTAAGGTAACACGCGTTGTTGGTCTAACTGTTGAATCTGAAGGTCCTCCAGCCTCATTGGGAGAGGCTTGTGTTATTTATAGCTCTCAGGGTAGGCAGAAGCGTTTAGCAGAAGTGGTTGGTTTTCGTAATGGTAGACTCTTGTTGATGCCCTGGGATGGTATGGAGGGAGTAGCAGTTGGTGATGGAGTTCAGTCTACAAAAGCTCCTCCTAAAATAGCTTCTGGCCAAGCAGTGCTAGGACGAGTAGTCGATTCTTTAGGTCATCCAATAGATGATCTAGGTCAATACAAACAAGCACCGGATTGGATTCCAATAGTTAAGCAAGTTCCCGATCCTGCTAATCGTCCACGTATTGAAAATATATTGGAAACTGGTGTTCGAGCAATTGATGCCTTTGCTACAGTGGGCATTGGTCAGCGCATGGGAATTTTTGCTGGTAGCGGAGTGGGTAAGAGTAGTTTGTTAGGTATGGTCTGTCGCTATGCACAAGCTGATGTAAATGTAATTGCTCTTATAGGAGAACGTGGTCGTGAAGTGATGGAATTCGTAGAAAGAGACTTAGGGCCAGCTCTAAAGAAATCCGTGGTTGTGGTAGCTACATCTGACCAACCAGCATTAGCAAGAATTAAAGCAGCTTTTGCGGCAAATAGTATTGCCAATCATTTTCGTCAACAGGGTAAGCATGTCTTGCTTATGGTCGACTCACTCACACGCTTTGCTATGGCACAAAGAGAAGTGGGGTTAGCTATCGGAGAACCTCCAGCTACTCGTGGATATCCACCTTCTGTTTTCACTTTGATGCCTCTAATTTTGGAACAGGCTGGTAATTCAGGGAAAGGAGCAATCACGGGTTTCTATACCGTTCTCACAGAAGGAGATGATTGGAATGATCCAGTTAGCGATTGCGCGCGGTCGATTCTGGATGGGCACATTTTATTAGCACGGAAGCTAGCAAGTGAAAACCATTATCCAGCAATTGACGTTTTAGAAAGTCTAAGTCGCCTCCAGTTAGATCTTATTACCCCGGAACACAAAAACTTAGTGGGCTCTGCACGCCATATTATGGCTATTCAAAGGCAATACCAGGAGCTAGTGGATATAGGTGCTTACACGCCGGGTTCAAATACAGAGCTTGATTATGCCCTTCAGGCCTATCCGAGGATTGTGGACTTTTTAAGGCAGTCCATTGATCAAGCAAGTGGTTTTCAGGAATCCTTGAAGAAGCTTAGTAATTCAATAGGAGTGAAAGATAATGGCCAAGAGAAAACATAACCTAGAGCCTTTATTAAGGCTTCGTCAGTACGAATACGAAATGGAGCAGTCAAGACTTAAGAAATGCAGGATTGGTGAACAAGAGTGTGAGAGTCAACTCCATCATTTGCAAAGAAAACTTACTAAGGCTAGCGAAGTGCCACTTGGGAAGCTATCTGCAGGTCAGTATGCTGTTTTGGACAGTTATCGTTGGAAAATGAAGGGTGAAATCGAGGTGGCAGCAAGGAAATTACATAGCGCATTTGAGAGCTCAAAGAAGCAAATGAAAATGACCATGTTAGCAAAACAGAAATTAGAAATGGTGGAACGCATTTTGATTAATTACAAAAAAGGGCTTCTTAAAGAAGAAGAAATGTCTGAGCGAAAGTTATTAGATGATTTAGCGCAACGCAAAAGTTCACTTAGCTATGAGCTTATGGAGGAATCGATATGAAAAAATCCATTATTATGTTAGCAATCGTTGTTATTGTCATATCACTAAGCTTCATTGCGAGCTTTGGTCTTACTACCTATATGCTAGTTAATACGTTAATACCGGAACTAGCAGTTCTGCCTCCTCTCCCAGAACCCAAGGAGATGGATATCTTGGAGAAAGAGGAGGAGGTTATTACTTTTGAATCACTACACGAGCCAAGTATAGATAATATTAATCACTTAGCACGAGAGCTAAAGCACTGGCAGGATGATCTTCAAAAAAAGCAGTTTGAGTTGCTGGAGATGGATCAGGTTTTACTAGAGCGTGAGAACCTGTTGGCGGCAGAACGTGAAGCATTAGAACGGCAAATGGGAAAGCTCATTGGTTTAAAAGAGGAATTAGAATCTTTGGTGATTCATGTAGAAACCAATGAACAAGAAAATTATAAAAACTTAGCTAAGCTTTATAGCACCATGAGAATGGACCAATCTATGAAAATGATGCGTCAATTACCTGACGATCAAGTGCTACAAATGCTGACTATCATGAAAATGCAGACCACAGCAAAAATGTTGGAAGTGTGGCTTAAGGAGTATCCAGATGATTTACCTAGATTAACACGAATTACAGATGATATGAGGCGTATGGTCAAAGCAAGTGAACTTGAGACACCAGGAGGAGCTCAATGAGTGAAGTAGGTGCGATTGGAGTTAGAGAATCTAAAAATCTCAATGAGGCAGGCTCTTCCGGATTCTTTACTAAAACGAATAATAGTGATGGGGAAAATTCTTTTGAAGCAACCTTGGATCAATCCCTTAACCAGGATGATCCATCTAGCTCTGCTCAGCGAGACGATCAGGTAAAGTCTGATGATTCAGGTGACAGTCAAGTAATTATTGATGAAGGGGCAGTTGATGAAGGGGCAGTTGATGAAGGGGCAGTTGATGAAGAGGCAGTTGATGAAGAGGCAGTTGATGAAGAGGCAGTTGATGAAGAGGCAGTTGATAACCACTCGAATGGGAACTTAAAACAGGCTGAGCATGGTCAGCAATCCTCTAAGACACCCATTACGAATGGTATAAATGTGCAGGAATTCTCAACCCTTAATAAAGGCGGAATCTCTGAAAACAAAACCATTAAAGACGACTCTGCCTTTGACAGAAAGTTAACAATTATAGAGGAAAGTCACAAAGCTCTGAGTAGTGATTCAAAGGCAGTACCGAAAACGGATAATTCTTCCCTTCAAAATTTTAATGAGAGTAGAAATGTTCCCGTTAAAGATGAGGTGAAAATATTAAATGTTAGTTTAACTGAGCCCGTCAAAAATAAGAATAAGGTGGAATTGGTCAATCTTGCTAGAAATCTAAAGGGCAAAGAGGGTGCAAAGGATATTTTAGGGAAATTGATTAATCATGAACGCATGATTGGCACAAGTTATGCAAATAAAACAACTATGTTGTTATCTGAAGATAGCCTAACACAGCTAAGTGATACAAAATCTGCCAATGGACTCGGAGATAAAGCTCTTTCGTTGTTAGGTGATTTATCAAAGGAGGTAAATCATCAGGTTAAATCCTTAATGAAAAGTGATTCTGTTGAACTTAAAGATAATTCAACACTTAAGCCTACACTGCAGCGCTACATTCAAGAGATGAATGGATTTAGTCGCACCAGGCGTCTCCAGATTCAACTAGCAGCACCTAATGGTGGTATGGTGAATGTTTATTTATCAGAAGTTAATGGAGCCATGCGTGTTCAAATGAGTGCTGGAAATGAAGGTGTGCTCGAATGGCTTCAGGAAAATATGAAATTTCTAAAAACAATAGATGCTGGGGTTAATATGAGGTGGTTACCTCCACAGATTGAAGCTCCTAAGCAGTCAAAAGAGTCTCAAGATAAAAAAGAAGAACGCAAAAAACGTGAGGATGGAAAATCACAAAATGGTAAGGAACGAGCAGATTCGACTCAAGACGTGTCGACTGTGGAACTGGGAATAGAATAATGATTCAAGCAGCAATGACAGGCCTAGGATTATTGGGGCTTACAAGGGGTGTAACAGGCGCAGCCATGCCAAAAAATACAGAAGGAATAAGTCCACAAGATTTTGCGAGACAACTTCGGGATACGTTAGGAGGTTTTGATCTTCCAAGTAAAGCAGAAGCAATCTTCTCACGTCTCAAAGAGCAGCCTGGTGTAATTGAGTTTTTTTCTGAAGAACAAAAAAATGAGATAACACAGGAACTTAAAGGATTACTGGCTGAGTTCAAAGATCATGCGGGACGTATGAAACAAGGCGTCATAGATCGAGTAGATATTGAGAGTGGCTTTATGCGCTTTACGATTGATGGGGAGCACTATGATCTCAGTCAATTATCAAAGATTGTAGACAATTTTAAGGGAGCATTGAAATGACGGATCCGATTAACACAAGCAGTATCTTTCAGTCAGACCAAGTATCAAGTCCTCAATCGCAAGAACTAACTCAAGAGGATTTTTACCAAATTTTAGTTACGCAAATCAGTAACCAAGACCCATTAAAGCCTGTCGATAGTAATGCTTTCATGGAGGACTTTATGACTATGGCAAACTTTGATGCGATTCAGGAGATGGGTAACCAATTTGGATCTCTATATGAACAACAGCAATATATGTGGGCTAGTGATTTAGTGGGTTCAGAAGTAACCCTAAGAAATGAAAATGGACAAGAGATCTCCGGTGCAATTACCAGCTCTCGAGTTGGTAACGATAAGGTCTACATAACTGTAGACGATCAAGAATACGAGGCGAGTTCAATTGAATCTATTATTAAAACATGAGCAGAAGTAATGATTAATTATTAAGCTACAAAGAGGATATGAAAGGGAAGAATTATGATACGTAGTTTATTTTCAGCAGTAAGTGGGTTGTT belongs to Verrucomicrobiota bacterium and includes:
- the fliF gene encoding flagellar basal-body MS-ring/collar protein FliF; the encoded protein is MAGILESLSQMWSGLSGPRKLSLIATTVCSIALLISIIVFSSKPKLSLLYARLAPAEAGKVVDYLQSRGIPFELKDNGTTIMVPATKVYETRLDLAQEGVPRTGDTAGGVGFEIFDEPKFGMSDFMQKANYHRALQGELARTISQLEEVEQARVMIVVPEQRLFSKNKQSSKASVFLKLMPGTFLETRQIQAIRFLVANGVEGLEPSRVTIVDSSGNGLALDQQGETITNLTQSQIVARGRVEDHLREKAQSMLDLVLGPGQSVVRISAELDFDSIEQTSEKYDPDGAVIRSQTLDTENATSETTSSGAAAGIESNQATSEQTSGEVTKTNETKENTKSEFEINRTVETRHRSGGDIKKISVAVFINARKTGEGADAKVVPRTPQELKSLEEIVKNAVGYVNDGQRLDSIQVQETEFNDIFANIPAENAPVGIVAKADQYMPYISQAFLILLAVAVMMYFRNIVRSSYKSEGDGGREFADILERFETLQRQDEEDKARAMAEARTVSLLNVDEMSRIIRDNPNNTGQAIRQWLNNNN
- the fliG gene encoding flagellar motor switch protein FliG, which gives rise to MATEAPLDMTEVIEPEGKTLQEVIDSMNKKQKLASLFVVLGQDLASEILSDFDEYEVEEITTEMTKIDFVPIPLQRALLYEFSSITMNAVTSAVGGPSFAKQVLERSFGSFKANEVISRVAPNKVKTIDTSKLRDIPPVQLMSLLRKEQTQTWALVLSYLEAGRCAEVLSLLNPEFRADIAERIATMEPTSAVVAQKVITIIEQRLNTRGPKGVTTSGGTKILAEILNELDDASSKHVLTTLEERNPELSRAIKKQLFVFEDIGNLDQSALAKLMREVDFHVLAIALKTASDKFKNKLLGCLTKRAREMIAEEIQFMPPVRLSDVEDAQEQVIEIVRKLEASGEIVMSRKGEGDELIS
- a CDS encoding FliH/SctL family protein → MSLSVDVVLPHEVKAVKILSDEEAKVWEEEYDVGFSEGYQAGQWRATRELYLLAKQHAIEINGLLATITKIHDGLAHLAEEHLPELLRTALMRVFSNYQLTDEQVAVEIENLIKQLKQGDHVKIQMSPAQLERVRAALDRYEVTLPDLAMSWEPSTSLQEGEFMLTSELGQFDGRTSKRITKIQEALEPYVNP
- a CDS encoding FliI/YscN family ATPase, which gives rise to MKRCLIVNELGESLRDIEPPGFMGKVTRVVGLTVESEGPPASLGEACVIYSSQGRQKRLAEVVGFRNGRLLLMPWDGMEGVAVGDGVQSTKAPPKIASGQAVLGRVVDSLGHPIDDLGQYKQAPDWIPIVKQVPDPANRPRIENILETGVRAIDAFATVGIGQRMGIFAGSGVGKSSLLGMVCRYAQADVNVIALIGERGREVMEFVERDLGPALKKSVVVVATSDQPALARIKAAFAANSIANHFRQQGKHVLLMVDSLTRFAMAQREVGLAIGEPPATRGYPPSVFTLMPLILEQAGNSGKGAITGFYTVLTEGDDWNDPVSDCARSILDGHILLARKLASENHYPAIDVLESLSRLQLDLITPEHKNLVGSARHIMAIQRQYQELVDIGAYTPGSNTELDYALQAYPRIVDFLRQSIDQASGFQESLKKLSNSIGVKDNGQEKT
- a CDS encoding flagellar hook capping FlgD N-terminal domain-containing protein; protein product: MTDPINTSSIFQSDQVSSPQSQELTQEDFYQILVTQISNQDPLKPVDSNAFMEDFMTMANFDAIQEMGNQFGSLYEQQQYMWASDLVGSEVTLRNENGQEISGAITSSRVGNDKVYITVDDQEYEASSIESIIKT